A window of Marinobacter salarius contains these coding sequences:
- a CDS encoding ATP-dependent helicase, producing the protein MRHQYQHYQSPGTIHSMSPPPQIPETSNLPDYLTDEQRAIITAGFEHAVITAVAGSGKTSTLAWRIRYLLEQGHDPNRMLVLMFNRAARVDFEHKLQDVTRNLGLATPEIRTYHAMGLRLYKRFVREGFLPGFSDKILTDQEISYQAWQLTRRLAPEDLADEIRRNKKDFVETAVNFIDLVKTTLSPVDIVFEELGYSDKHRYLIDLFHSFEQWRKSQSRISYADMLYEPVMAIHQNPPLQRLVGNKMDLVLVDEYQDTNEIQHLLLRYVAGDRARVTVVGDPDQTIYEFRGARPDFILRRFSEEFESPLEQTLSYTFRYGHQVALLANHLICHNTGRKDVLCHSHPTTPETGITLHQQENDSDLVLKLLQPMDDEALANTAILFRVWSQSVPIELKLLARQVPYRIDAGKGALFSREVQAITSLLMVVSGRIRNLPDEDRLDIARQLLRFPHVGLKEPELEQLARFLAGFGEGWHERLLAMDFDALAPMAAKKLRKLGETLAQLERFKGSVADLISRYAEETELYEGIRSLALTHETADERIETIRGFRLYLSGLDVSIDGALEHLKALKKQAGENRHGGALLSTIHRTKGLEWSTVILPGLQEKYLPYSPRAQDDPKAFLESERRLLYVAMTRTREQLHLITRPFGEKRHLDGDQGPSRFVDELCFPLSQEFGQWLDGRSCDSADALTATVPLTSTGLRYAHLQGVTLQTSTEATAEETTPLWARNRLSHAIFGPGSVTGEDERSFEVAFDNGDTLNFSKKSAHLYFTAMSSRA; encoded by the coding sequence ATGCGGCACCAGTATCAGCACTACCAGTCGCCGGGTACAATACACAGCATGTCGCCCCCACCCCAAATACCTGAAACCTCCAATCTGCCCGATTACCTCACTGATGAGCAAAGGGCCATCATCACCGCAGGTTTTGAACATGCGGTAATCACCGCCGTGGCGGGCAGTGGAAAAACGTCCACTCTGGCCTGGCGCATCCGCTATCTGCTAGAACAGGGACATGATCCGAACCGTATGCTGGTGTTGATGTTCAACCGCGCTGCGCGGGTGGACTTCGAGCACAAACTTCAGGACGTAACACGTAACTTGGGCCTGGCGACACCTGAAATTCGCACCTACCACGCCATGGGGCTACGGCTTTACAAGCGGTTCGTGCGGGAGGGTTTCCTGCCCGGGTTTTCCGACAAGATCCTCACCGACCAGGAAATCAGCTATCAGGCCTGGCAGCTTACGCGGCGATTGGCGCCCGAGGACCTGGCCGACGAGATCCGCCGTAACAAGAAAGACTTTGTCGAAACCGCCGTTAACTTCATCGACCTGGTGAAAACCACCCTGTCCCCGGTGGACATCGTCTTTGAGGAACTGGGCTATTCCGACAAACACCGCTACCTGATCGACCTGTTCCACAGCTTTGAACAGTGGCGCAAATCCCAGAGCCGCATCAGCTACGCCGACATGCTCTACGAACCGGTGATGGCCATTCACCAGAACCCGCCCTTACAGCGCCTGGTCGGCAACAAAATGGACCTGGTACTGGTGGATGAGTATCAGGACACCAACGAAATCCAGCATCTACTGCTCAGATACGTGGCCGGTGACCGGGCACGGGTGACTGTCGTGGGCGATCCGGATCAGACGATTTACGAGTTCCGGGGCGCCAGACCCGATTTCATACTCAGGCGTTTCAGCGAAGAGTTTGAAAGCCCACTGGAGCAGACCCTGAGCTATACCTTTCGGTATGGCCATCAGGTGGCTCTGCTGGCCAATCACCTGATCTGTCACAACACCGGTCGCAAGGATGTGCTCTGCCATTCCCATCCAACCACACCTGAGACCGGCATCACCCTGCACCAGCAGGAAAACGACAGTGATCTCGTCCTGAAACTACTGCAACCCATGGACGACGAAGCGCTTGCCAACACGGCGATCCTGTTCAGGGTGTGGAGCCAGAGTGTTCCTATCGAATTGAAATTGCTCGCGCGACAAGTGCCCTACCGCATCGACGCCGGGAAGGGAGCCCTGTTCAGTCGCGAGGTTCAGGCCATCACCAGCCTGTTGATGGTGGTGTCGGGCCGGATTCGCAATCTGCCTGATGAAGATCGGCTTGATATTGCCCGGCAATTGCTGCGCTTCCCCCATGTGGGCCTCAAGGAGCCCGAGCTCGAACAGCTGGCACGCTTTCTGGCTGGGTTCGGCGAGGGCTGGCACGAGCGGCTGCTGGCCATGGACTTTGACGCACTGGCCCCCATGGCGGCCAAAAAGCTCCGCAAGCTGGGGGAAACACTGGCACAGCTGGAGCGCTTCAAAGGCTCAGTGGCAGATCTGATATCCCGCTATGCGGAGGAAACCGAACTCTACGAGGGCATTCGCAGCCTGGCACTGACCCATGAAACCGCGGACGAACGCATCGAGACCATCCGGGGCTTCCGGCTGTACCTCTCGGGACTCGATGTCAGCATTGACGGCGCGCTGGAACACCTCAAGGCTCTGAAGAAACAGGCGGGTGAAAATCGCCATGGCGGCGCCTTGCTCTCCACCATCCACCGCACCAAGGGCCTGGAATGGTCGACCGTTATACTGCCGGGACTGCAGGAGAAGTACCTGCCCTACAGCCCCCGAGCCCAGGACGACCCCAAGGCCTTCCTGGAAAGTGAACGCCGTCTGCTCTATGTGGCCATGACCCGAACCCGGGAGCAGCTACACCTGATCACCCGGCCATTCGGAGAAAAAAGACACCTTGACGGCGACCAGGGCCCAAGCCGGTTTGTCGATGAGTTGTGCTTTCCACTGTCCCAAGAGTTTGGCCAGTGGCTGGACGGGCGTTCCTGCGACAGCGCTGACGCACTGACAGCCACCGTACCACTGACGTCGACCGGTCTTCGCTATGCGCACCTTCAAGGCGTCACATTGCAGACAAGTACGGAAGCAACGGCCGAGGAGACGACACCGCTCTGGGCAAGAAACCGTCTCAGCCATGCCATCTTCGGGCCGGGCTCAGTGACGGGGGAGGACGAACGGTCCTTCGAAGTCGCTTTCGACAACGGTGACACCCTGAATTTCAGCAAGAAAAGTGCCCACCTGTATTTTACCGCCATGTCATCAAGGGCCTGA
- a CDS encoding DUF2237 family protein: MATTAEPVNVLGEKLEICGSDPETGFYRDGCCNTGPDDLGAHVVCAVVTDDFLEYSSAQGNDLSTPRPEFGFPGLKEGDSWCLCASRWQEAFEADSAPRVKLRATHRSALKYSKLEDLKRHSVDLS; encoded by the coding sequence ATGGCTACAACTGCAGAACCGGTGAACGTGCTGGGTGAGAAGTTGGAAATTTGTGGTTCGGATCCGGAAACCGGGTTTTATCGGGATGGGTGCTGTAACACTGGGCCCGATGATTTGGGCGCCCATGTCGTTTGTGCAGTCGTCACAGATGATTTTCTGGAATATTCAAGTGCTCAGGGTAACGATCTGAGTACACCAAGACCTGAATTTGGTTTCCCCGGTTTGAAAGAAGGGGATTCCTGGTGCCTGTGTGCATCCCGCTGGCAGGAGGCGTTTGAGGCCGATAGTGCGCCGCGTGTGAAGTTGCGTGCGACGCATCGTTCAGCGTTGAAGTATTCAAAGCTGGAAGATCTTAAACGTCACTCCGTGGATTTGAGCTGA
- a CDS encoding tRNA(Met) cytidine acetyltransferase TmcA — MADQIGPDLAGWQELQAGLRAVGHRRLVVLEGERAASLTWLRELLPVLSIAPGVWTGPVEDQPESSLTSIKPVEGRRWLGQELACVVWDGWRGNPPDGFAALSGTLAAGGLFFWLMPKLEEWGDFDDPDYRRTGLDGAGQHSFAARLAGVVAGDPDSIRITPSVDPQPPLPTVEPPRDAFRVGATDDQRALVEEVVRTGLGRRRRPLVVTADRGRGKSAALGLSAVRLLNEGRRRVVVTAPGPDAVKTLFHHARLASGQASDPDMGTGDVAVGDQGRLEFWPLDRLLAEKPEAEVIMVDEAAAVPADLLKRILLGWPRVIYASTVHGYEGSGRGFAIRFRSVLDAETPHWRNTSLTAPIRWSASDPLEPLTRRMFLLDAPAPPVSDDEVNIAVERWNPGTAEDSELEEAFGLLVDAHYRTSPGDLRQWMDDPAAVSWRLTRGGVLVGVLWATVEGGLDSELAEQVMLGKRRLRGHLLPQSLATHSGFAEAACQSLLRIVRIAVSAEVRGEGLGQTLVAAANDYACKQGLDGIGTSFGGNAGLLLFWQRCGLEPVRLGLKREASSGEYPLQLLAGVSAQGKALTDHLRGRLTEHWLTLVPRNWIDAEPELILRITCGLPADRPLNEDDFRDLHSFAHGYRGFDLALPVLRRLSLQAGVVNGMAGERLRSLWARAVLQGWSWPELQANGECVGREAGEAELRSLVGDILQNRPDL, encoded by the coding sequence ATGGCGGATCAAATCGGGCCTGATCTGGCCGGGTGGCAGGAGCTGCAAGCCGGGTTGCGGGCTGTCGGACATCGTCGGTTGGTGGTTCTGGAAGGTGAGCGCGCAGCCTCTCTTACGTGGCTGCGTGAACTTCTTCCAGTATTGTCGATAGCGCCAGGCGTCTGGACCGGGCCGGTTGAGGATCAGCCGGAATCCTCGCTGACCTCGATCAAACCGGTCGAGGGACGTCGCTGGCTGGGACAGGAACTGGCTTGCGTGGTCTGGGATGGCTGGCGGGGGAATCCACCGGACGGTTTTGCGGCGTTGTCTGGAACCCTCGCGGCCGGTGGTCTGTTTTTCTGGCTGATGCCGAAGCTTGAAGAATGGGGCGATTTCGACGATCCGGATTACCGGCGCACCGGATTGGACGGAGCCGGTCAGCATTCGTTTGCGGCTCGTCTGGCCGGAGTTGTGGCCGGTGATCCCGATAGTATTCGTATCACCCCGTCTGTTGACCCTCAGCCGCCATTGCCAACGGTTGAACCACCCCGCGATGCCTTCCGGGTAGGCGCCACCGATGACCAGCGTGCGCTTGTGGAAGAGGTTGTTCGAACGGGGCTGGGGCGGCGTCGGCGACCGCTGGTGGTGACGGCGGACCGGGGGCGGGGTAAGTCTGCGGCTCTGGGCCTGTCGGCGGTTCGTCTTCTGAATGAAGGGCGGCGGCGCGTGGTTGTGACGGCGCCCGGGCCGGATGCGGTGAAAACATTGTTTCACCACGCCCGCCTGGCCAGCGGGCAGGCCTCTGATCCTGACATGGGCACGGGCGATGTTGCGGTGGGCGATCAGGGGCGGCTGGAGTTCTGGCCCCTGGACCGGCTGCTTGCTGAAAAGCCGGAGGCGGAAGTGATCATGGTGGATGAAGCCGCCGCCGTACCGGCAGACCTGCTCAAGCGGATACTGCTGGGTTGGCCCAGGGTGATTTACGCTTCCACGGTGCACGGTTATGAAGGTTCCGGTAGAGGCTTTGCCATCCGTTTTCGCTCGGTGCTGGATGCCGAAACGCCTCACTGGCGCAACACATCGCTTACGGCGCCCATACGATGGTCTGCCTCTGACCCCCTGGAGCCGTTGACGCGTCGGATGTTTTTGCTGGATGCCCCGGCACCACCCGTCAGTGATGACGAAGTGAATATCGCCGTTGAACGCTGGAACCCGGGTACCGCAGAAGACAGTGAATTGGAGGAGGCCTTCGGTTTGCTGGTGGATGCCCACTACCGAACCTCACCCGGTGACTTGCGCCAGTGGATGGACGATCCGGCCGCGGTGAGTTGGCGCCTGACCCGGGGTGGTGTTCTGGTCGGCGTGCTATGGGCGACGGTGGAAGGGGGGCTGGACAGCGAGCTTGCAGAGCAGGTCATGTTGGGCAAGCGCCGCTTGCGGGGGCATCTCTTGCCCCAGTCCCTGGCGACCCACAGTGGATTTGCCGAAGCAGCCTGCCAGAGTCTGTTGCGCATCGTGCGGATTGCCGTGAGTGCCGAGGTTCGCGGTGAGGGGCTGGGGCAGACACTGGTGGCGGCTGCAAATGATTATGCGTGCAAGCAGGGGCTGGACGGTATCGGTACCAGTTTCGGCGGTAACGCCGGGTTGTTGTTGTTCTGGCAGCGGTGCGGGTTGGAGCCGGTTCGGCTCGGGCTGAAGCGCGAAGCCAGCAGCGGCGAGTATCCCCTGCAGTTGCTTGCCGGGGTGTCTGCGCAAGGTAAGGCGCTGACAGACCATTTGCGTGGCAGGTTGACGGAGCACTGGCTCACCCTCGTGCCGCGCAACTGGATAGACGCAGAGCCGGAGTTGATTCTGCGGATAACCTGCGGCCTTCCCGCTGACAGACCGCTCAATGAGGATGATTTCAGGGACCTGCACAGTTTTGCCCATGGCTATCGGGGCTTCGATCTGGCCTTGCCGGTACTGAGACGGCTGTCATTGCAGGCAGGCGTCGTCAACGGGATGGCCGGCGAACGTTTGCGCTCCCTCTGGGCCAGGGCGGTGCTACAGGGTTGGTCGTGGCCCGAGTTGCAGGCGAACGGTGAATGCGTGGGCCGGGAGGCAGGCGAAGCGGAATTGCGCTCTCTGGTGGGCGATATTTTGCAGAACCGGCCGGACTTGTGA
- a CDS encoding ankyrin repeat domain-containing protein encodes MAQGTGTILVRFLAVLVASALMTACATSTDPSNLEQRRASVADTPLMAAVSNGNLEQTKSLAASGMSLNTLTEAGTPLSAAVRAGEDRIVWFLLSEGAAPDLATASGVTPLMIASGDGHRRIVQLLLSAGASVNASDGEGTTPVIRAARNGHLSVVKVLLAAGANVNVNQGGHSLLMHIVEGGDLLTAEMLLAAGADVNYRGSDGRTALDLARASNNRDIEMLLIQAGAEL; translated from the coding sequence ATGGCCCAGGGAACCGGCACCATCCTCGTGAGATTTCTGGCCGTCCTGGTCGCAAGCGCGCTGATGACAGCGTGTGCGACGAGCACAGATCCATCCAACCTTGAGCAGCGCCGTGCGTCGGTGGCGGATACGCCGTTGATGGCGGCGGTCAGCAACGGAAACCTTGAACAAACCAAGTCGCTTGCAGCCTCTGGCATGTCCTTGAACACACTGACCGAGGCCGGCACACCGCTCTCGGCGGCGGTCAGGGCGGGCGAGGACCGAATTGTCTGGTTCCTGCTCAGCGAAGGTGCAGCGCCGGACCTGGCCACGGCAAGTGGTGTCACGCCACTGATGATCGCCTCAGGGGATGGCCATCGGCGGATCGTGCAACTGTTGTTGTCGGCCGGCGCCAGCGTAAATGCATCGGACGGCGAGGGTACAACGCCGGTGATCCGCGCCGCCCGTAACGGTCATCTTTCCGTGGTGAAAGTACTGTTGGCCGCCGGGGCGAACGTCAATGTGAATCAGGGTGGCCACTCGCTGCTGATGCACATTGTCGAAGGCGGGGATTTACTGACCGCCGAGATGCTGCTGGCGGCGGGTGCAGACGTCAACTATCGCGGTAGCGATGGGCGAACGGCTCTGGATCTGGCGCGTGCCAGCAACAACCGGGATATCGAGATGTTGCTGATCCAGGCCGGCGCCGAGCTATGA
- a CDS encoding enoyl-CoA hydratase/isomerase family protein, translating to MPIQVQEIACREGNIGLITLDSPATLNALSASMIHETQAVLDQWADADHISLVIFRGAGERAFCAGGNIRELYGALSGDEDPDAPAEFFASEYRLDYTIHCFPKPVIAIGHGVVMGGGLGIFSACRYRLVTPDVTLAMPEITIGLFPDVGASWFLNRLPGRIGLFMGLTGARLNVSDALRVGLADMAILPDQVESLIERLKEERWTGESAADDNRLFRLVKQLEHPDYRALPASELARHEQDIARLSAGDELPAIVENLLAAEIDCDWWQGCVKNLRGGCPVTAWLVWTQLKKAQQMSLKDVFRMEYTMAARCTQRPDLREGIRARLIDKDHKPTWSFPSVSDVPDTVVEEHFEPELDDSNDPMALS from the coding sequence ATGCCCATTCAGGTTCAGGAAATCGCGTGCAGGGAAGGCAACATCGGCCTGATCACCCTGGATTCACCGGCCACTCTGAACGCCCTGTCCGCGTCGATGATCCACGAAACCCAGGCCGTACTGGATCAGTGGGCCGACGCTGACCACATCAGCCTGGTTATTTTCCGCGGCGCTGGTGAACGTGCGTTCTGCGCGGGCGGTAATATCCGCGAACTTTATGGCGCCCTGTCCGGCGACGAAGATCCGGACGCACCGGCCGAGTTCTTTGCCAGTGAGTATCGCCTGGACTATACCATTCACTGCTTCCCCAAGCCGGTGATCGCCATTGGCCACGGCGTGGTGATGGGCGGTGGGCTTGGCATTTTCTCCGCCTGCCGCTACCGCCTGGTAACGCCCGATGTCACATTGGCCATGCCCGAGATCACCATAGGCCTGTTTCCCGATGTTGGTGCAAGCTGGTTCCTCAATCGGCTGCCAGGCCGCATCGGTCTGTTCATGGGGCTGACCGGAGCGCGGCTGAACGTCTCTGACGCGTTGAGGGTTGGCCTGGCCGATATGGCCATCCTGCCAGATCAGGTGGAATCATTGATCGAGCGGTTGAAGGAGGAGCGCTGGACCGGTGAATCAGCGGCTGATGACAACCGCCTGTTCCGGCTCGTCAAGCAACTTGAGCATCCGGACTACCGGGCACTGCCAGCCAGTGAACTGGCGCGCCATGAGCAGGACATCGCCAGGCTCAGCGCAGGCGATGAACTCCCGGCCATTGTTGAAAATCTCCTGGCGGCGGAGATCGACTGCGACTGGTGGCAAGGCTGTGTGAAAAACCTGCGCGGCGGCTGCCCGGTTACCGCCTGGCTGGTCTGGACCCAGCTAAAGAAGGCACAGCAAATGTCACTGAAGGACGTCTTCCGGATGGAATACACCATGGCCGCCCGCTGCACCCAGCGGCCAGATTTGCGGGAGGGTATCAGAGCCAGGCTGATCGACAAGGATCACAAGCCCACCTGGTCATTCCCGAGCGTCAGCGACGTGCCCGACACAGTGGTTGAAGAACACTTCGAGCCGGAACTGGACGACAGCAACGACCCCATGGCACTGAGCTGA
- a CDS encoding c-type cytochrome → MRLKYHTLAAVFVLGAAAPAVTIAAGDAEAGKAKAAVCAACHGKNGIAAIPGYPNLAGQNEQYLVSSLKAYKNKQRNGGQAAIMQGQAAGLSDEDIANLAAYYASLPADGGE, encoded by the coding sequence ATGAGACTGAAATACCACACCCTGGCCGCCGTGTTCGTGTTGGGGGCTGCCGCTCCCGCCGTTACCATCGCCGCTGGTGATGCTGAGGCCGGTAAAGCCAAGGCCGCCGTGTGCGCAGCCTGCCATGGCAAGAATGGCATCGCGGCCATTCCGGGTTACCCCAACCTGGCAGGACAGAACGAACAATACCTCGTGTCTTCGCTCAAGGCGTACAAGAACAAGCAGCGCAACGGTGGCCAGGCCGCCATCATGCAGGGCCAGGCGGCGGGCCTCAGCGATGAGGACATTGCCAACCTGGCCGCTTATTACGCCAGCCTTCCGGCGGATGGTGGGGAATAA
- the ppnN gene encoding nucleotide 5'-monophosphate nucleosidase PpnN, whose translation MTESTINALVSPEGSLEILSNFEVNRLKDRSEGGLYRLFRQCALAVLNTGVETDDCKTLMEAHADFDVRLVPQPRGLKLELVNAPAHAFVDGQMLRAIREHLFSVLRDIIYSYSIPQSAVGLRRDDPEGITNLIFHILRNARVLQAGRHPDLVVCWGGHSINEREYQYSKEVGHQLGLRGLSICTGCGPGAMKGPMKGATIGHAKQRVKNGRYIGLTEPGIIGAEAPNPIVNELVIMPDIEKRLEAFVRTGHGVIVFPGGVGTAEEILYLLGILLHPDNADLPFPVVFTGQQENAEYFEMIDQFIRNALGDEAASKYEIIIDDPDKVARTMKQGMKDVETFRRAMQDAYYFNWMLKIDPVFQMPFEPTHKSMRALALHRDQPVHLIAANLRKAFSGIVAGNVKESGIRHVQAKGPFEISGDPELLAPLEAMLKEFVAQDRMKLPGSGAYEPSYRIISEATPATS comes from the coding sequence ATGACCGAATCCACCATCAATGCCCTGGTATCTCCAGAAGGCAGCCTGGAAATCCTCTCCAACTTTGAAGTCAACCGGCTCAAGGACCGAAGCGAAGGGGGGCTGTATCGGCTTTTCCGGCAATGCGCCCTGGCCGTGCTCAATACCGGTGTTGAAACCGACGACTGTAAAACCCTGATGGAAGCCCATGCGGATTTTGACGTTCGCCTGGTGCCACAGCCACGGGGTCTGAAACTGGAGCTGGTCAATGCACCCGCCCACGCCTTCGTGGACGGGCAAATGCTGCGCGCGATCCGCGAACACCTGTTTTCGGTATTGCGGGATATTATCTATTCCTACTCAATCCCCCAGTCCGCGGTCGGTCTTCGCCGGGACGACCCGGAAGGCATCACCAACCTGATCTTTCACATCCTCCGTAACGCCCGTGTACTACAGGCAGGGCGTCATCCGGACCTGGTGGTGTGCTGGGGTGGCCACTCCATCAACGAGCGCGAATATCAGTACAGCAAGGAAGTGGGCCACCAGCTTGGTTTGCGAGGATTGAGCATTTGCACCGGTTGCGGCCCCGGCGCCATGAAAGGCCCGATGAAAGGCGCCACCATTGGCCATGCCAAACAGCGGGTGAAGAACGGCCGTTACATTGGCCTGACGGAACCAGGCATCATCGGTGCCGAAGCGCCAAACCCGATCGTCAACGAGCTGGTGATCATGCCGGATATCGAGAAACGCCTCGAAGCCTTCGTTCGGACAGGCCACGGCGTGATTGTGTTCCCCGGTGGTGTGGGTACCGCAGAGGAAATCCTCTATCTGCTCGGCATCCTGCTCCACCCGGACAACGCCGACCTGCCCTTCCCGGTGGTCTTTACCGGCCAGCAGGAAAACGCGGAATACTTCGAGATGATCGACCAGTTCATTCGCAACGCGCTGGGCGATGAAGCCGCCAGCAAGTACGAAATCATCATCGACGACCCGGACAAAGTTGCCCGCACCATGAAACAGGGCATGAAGGACGTGGAAACCTTCCGCCGGGCCATGCAGGACGCCTACTATTTCAACTGGATGCTGAAGATCGACCCGGTATTCCAGATGCCGTTCGAGCCCACCCATAAAAGCATGCGGGCGCTGGCGCTACACCGTGACCAGCCGGTTCACCTGATTGCCGCGAATCTGCGCAAGGCGTTCAGTGGCATCGTCGCCGGCAACGTCAAGGAAAGCGGCATACGCCACGTGCAAGCCAAGGGGCCATTTGAAATTTCCGGCGATCCGGAGCTACTGGCACCCCTGGAAGCGATGTTGAAAGAGTTCGTTGCCCAGGACCGGATGAAGTTACCCGGTTCCGGCGCTTACGAACCCAGTTACCGGATTATCAGCGAAGCAACGCCTGCCACGTCCTGA
- the thiI gene encoding tRNA uracil 4-sulfurtransferase ThiI produces MKLLIRPAAEVAIKSKPVRRQQMRHLRQNIRKLLARLDSDIHVEGSWDRVDVAIPDGRGLAGPVIDELCRIPGISTIQEIGVFPWVSMDDVAEQAVAAYADRIRGKTFAVRVRRHGNHGFRSIDLERFVGAALFEVSEPYGVNLRNPDIEVRIEVHEDHYHIAHRKHRGAGGYPLGAVETVMTLVSGGYDSSVAAYLMMRRGLRSHFLFFSLGGPAHEIGVRQVVHYLWDRYGASHGAKFISVPFEGVVAEIMRSVNQRHWGVVLKRQMLKAASDIAAANNAAGLVTGDAVAQVSSQTLSNLNVVDRASNEVVLRPLISMDKETIINIARDIGTEPFARTMPEYCGVISRKPATRAKLHRVEEDEAAMDARVLEQAIASRQDTPVNRLLETTRTPEEVELVHTPAVNDVIIDVRHPSEGEQSPLQLTSNQVVEIPFYELNERIQLMPDDKQYLLYCDRGTMSRMHACNLKAEGHTNIKVYAPAR; encoded by the coding sequence ATGAAACTCCTTATACGCCCCGCCGCTGAAGTGGCCATCAAGAGTAAACCCGTTCGCCGCCAACAGATGCGGCACCTGCGACAGAATATTCGCAAACTGCTGGCACGCCTGGACAGCGATATTCACGTTGAGGGCTCCTGGGACAGGGTTGATGTGGCCATCCCCGACGGGCGCGGTCTGGCGGGCCCGGTGATTGATGAATTGTGTCGTATTCCGGGTATTTCGACCATCCAGGAGATCGGTGTATTTCCCTGGGTAAGTATGGACGACGTGGCGGAGCAGGCAGTGGCAGCGTATGCGGACCGTATCCGTGGCAAAACATTTGCGGTTCGGGTTCGCCGCCATGGTAATCACGGGTTCCGCTCGATTGATTTGGAGCGTTTTGTCGGGGCCGCCCTTTTTGAAGTCTCCGAGCCCTACGGCGTAAACCTTCGCAATCCGGATATTGAAGTGCGTATTGAGGTCCATGAGGATCATTATCACATTGCACACCGCAAACACCGTGGTGCTGGCGGCTACCCATTGGGTGCAGTGGAAACGGTGATGACATTGGTTTCCGGTGGTTATGACTCCTCGGTGGCGGCCTACCTGATGATGCGTCGGGGGCTTCGCTCCCATTTCCTGTTTTTCAGCCTGGGCGGCCCCGCCCATGAAATTGGCGTGCGCCAGGTGGTGCATTACCTGTGGGATCGTTACGGCGCCTCCCACGGCGCCAAGTTCATTTCCGTGCCCTTCGAAGGGGTGGTTGCTGAAATTATGCGTTCAGTCAACCAGCGCCACTGGGGGGTGGTGCTCAAGCGCCAGATGCTGAAAGCTGCCTCTGACATTGCGGCCGCCAATAACGCCGCTGGCCTGGTGACCGGTGATGCCGTGGCACAGGTGTCCAGCCAGACCCTGTCAAACCTCAACGTGGTGGACCGGGCCAGTAACGAGGTGGTACTGCGGCCGCTGATTTCCATGGACAAGGAAACCATCATCAACATCGCCCGGGACATCGGTACCGAACCGTTTGCTCGTACCATGCCGGAATACTGTGGTGTGATTTCCCGTAAGCCGGCCACACGCGCCAAGCTGCATCGGGTGGAGGAAGATGAGGCCGCTATGGACGCCAGGGTGTTGGAACAGGCCATCGCCAGCCGTCAGGACACACCGGTCAACCGCCTTCTGGAAACCACCCGGACGCCAGAAGAGGTTGAGCTTGTGCATACACCGGCTGTGAACGATGTGATTATTGACGTACGTCACCCGTCTGAAGGGGAGCAGTCACCCCTGCAGCTCACCAGCAATCAGGTGGTGGAGATACCGTTCTACGAACTGAATGAGCGAATCCAGTTGATGCCGGACGACAAGCAGTACCTGCTGTACTGTGATCGCGGCACCATGAGCCGCATGCATGCCTGCAATCTGAAGGCCGAGGGCCACACCAACATCAAGGTGTATGCCCCGGCCCGTTGA